In Microcaecilia unicolor chromosome 1, aMicUni1.1, whole genome shotgun sequence, the following are encoded in one genomic region:
- the LOC115461524 gene encoding eukaryotic translation initiation factor 3 subunit A-like produces MNPDILSRIKQEEEKYVQESEERGLTHSYTGHERINPKILLSIKQEEDMTVQDPQESEEKGVTDLCTDYKTINPDILSRIKQEDMNVHDCQESGKREVTHSFIGHEKIDPEILSRIKQEEKSHLWYIQEAGERTVTHSYTGHEMINPNILSRIKQEEQPFAPREVTHSHTGHEITDPNILSWIKQEDGTWVLAASSSGAMTDNQRSSSTRNDEEQTERKRKRVEAQRKWRLAMNEDEKARERQRNNARKREQKQNMTEEQRATRRHRKAELQRRRINEMTNEQREIHRKRHTETQRKKKTKHDR; encoded by the exons ATGAATCCTGATATATTATCAAGAATTAAACAGGAGGAAGAGAAGTATGTCCAGGAGTCAGAAGAGAGAGGACTCACCCACTCATACACAG GCCATGAAAGGATCAATCCTAAAATATTATTGAgtattaaacaagaggaagatatGACTGTCCAGGACCCCCAGGAGTCAGAAGAGAAAGGAGTTACTGACTTATGCACAG ACTATAAAACGATCAATCCTGATATATTGTCAAGGATTAAACAAGAAGATATGAATGTACATGATTGTCAGGAGTCAGGAAAGAGAGAAGTTACTCATTCATTCATAG GCCATGAAAAGATTGATCCTGAAATATTATCAAGGATTAAACAAGAGGAAAAGTCACATCTCTGGTATATCCAGGAGGCAGGAGAGAGAACAGTTACTCACTCATATACAG GCCATGAAATGATCAATCCCAATATATTATCAAGAATTAAACAAGAAGAACAGCCATTTGCCCCGAGAGaagtcactcactcacacacag GTCATGAAATCACCGATCCCAATATATTATCATGGATTAAACAAGAGGACGGCACCTGGGTCCTGGCAGCATCATCCTCAG gcgCAATGACAGACAACCAAAGATCATCAAGTACACGAAATGATGAGGAacaaacagaaaggaaaagaaaaagagtagAAGCACAAAGAAAATGGCGTTTAGCTATGAATGAAGATGAAAAAGCACGAGAAAGACAAAGAAATAATGCAAGGAAAAGGGagcaaaaacaaaacatgacAGAAGAGCAACGTGCAACTAGAAGACACAGAAAGGCAGAATTACAAAGGAGAAGAATTAATGAAATGACAAACGAACAGAGAGAAATTCACAGAAAAAGGCACACTGAAACACAAcggaaaaaaaagacaaaacatgACAGATGA